One Pseudochaenichthys georgianus chromosome 7, fPseGeo1.2, whole genome shotgun sequence DNA segment encodes these proteins:
- the LOC117449528 gene encoding transketolase-like: MTSYHKPDEKTLQGLKDIANKLRINSIKATCASNSGHPTSCCSAAELMSVLFFNTMRYKAEDPRNQCNDRFVLSKGHAAPILYAAWAEAGYVKESDLLNLRKIDSDLEGHPTPKLAFVDVATGSLGQGLGASCGIAYTGKYFDKSSYRVYCMMGDGECSEGSVWEAMAFASYYKLDNLVAIIDVNRLGQSEAAPLKHDMEVYRKRCEAFGWNTYVVDGHDVEELCKAFWQAKQVKDKPTCIVAKTFKGKGLKNIEDLDNWHGKPIPKDKVDGLLKELKAQIQVPNKTLCPELPKEDTEPADLSPIALLSPPAYKKGEKMATRRAYGVALAKLGEASKRVVALDGDTKNSTFSETFKKAFPDRYIECFIAEQNMVGVAIGCATRDRTVAFASTFAAFFSRGYDQIRMGAISQSNVNLVGSHCGVSIGEDGPSQMALEDLAIFRAIPTCTVFYPSDAVSTERAVELSANTKGICFIRTSRPDNAVIYSPDEKFEVGIAKVVRQSDNDCVTVIGAGVTLHEALAAADMLASEGKNIRVIDPFTIKPLDAATIVASARATKGQIITVEDHYKEGGLGEAVLSAVGGEPGIVVTRLAVSGVPRSGKSTELLDMFGISAKHIANAVRQTFAN, encoded by the exons ATGACAAGCTACCACAAACCCGATGAGAAAACCCTGCAGGGACTGAAAGACATCGCTAACAAGCTCAGGATCAACTCCATCAAGGCGACATGCGCCTCCAACTCTGG GCACCCCACATCCTGCTGCAGTGCAGCAGAGCTCATGTCTGTGCTCTTCTTCAACACCATGCGTTATAAAGCCGAAGACCCTCGTAACCAGTGCAACGACCGCTTTGTGCTCTCAAAG GGCCATGCTGCACCCATCCTGTACGCTGCCTGGGCCGAGGCCGGCTACGTGAAGGAGTCTGATCTGCTCAACCTGCGCAAGATCGACTCTGACCTGGAGGGCCACCCCACCCCA AAACTGGCCTTTGTGGACGTGGCTACAGGATCTCTGGGACAGGGTCTCGGGGCTTCCTGCGGGATAGCCTACACTGGCAAATACTTTGACAAATCAAG TTACCGCGTATACTGCATGATGGGAGATGGAGAGTGCTCAGAGGGCTCAGTGTGGGAGGCCATGGCCTTCGCCTCGTACTACAAGCTGGACAACCTGGTGGCCATCATAGATGTCAACCGGCTCGGTCAGAGCGAGGCCGCTCCCCTGAAGCACGACATGGAGGTCTACCGCAAGCGCTGCGAAGCCTTCGG atgGAACACGTATGTTGTGGATGGACACGATGTGGAGGAGCTGTGCAAAGCTTTCTGGCAGGCTAAGCAGGTCAAAGACAAACCCACCTGCATTGTTGCCAAAACATTCAAGGGCAAAGGACTCAAAA ATATTGAGGATCTTGACAACTGGCATGGAAAGCCCATCCCCAAGGACAAGGTGGACGGCCTCCTGAAGGAGCTGAAGGCTCAGATCCAGGTCCCCAACAAGACCCTGTGCCCTGAGCTTCCCAAAGAAGACACTGAACCCGCAGACCTCAGCCCGATCGCCCTGCTTTCACCCCCGGCATACAAGAAGGGAGAAAAG ATGGCAACAAGGCGTGCATATGGCGTGGCACTTGCCAAACTGGGCGAGGCAAGCAAGAGAGTGGTGGCCCTGGATGGAGACACTAAAAACTCCACCTTCTCAGAAACCTTCAAGAAGGCCTTCCCTGACCGCTACATTGAGTGCTTCATCGCTGAGCAGAACATG GTGGGAGTGGCCATTGGCTGTGCCACCCGGGACCGCACGGTTGCATTTGCCAGCACGTTTGCTGCCTTCTTCTCCAGAGGCTATGACCAGATCCGTATGGGAGCCATCTCCCAGTCCAATGTGAACCTGGTCGGCTCCCACTGCGGAGTCTCCATCG GGGAGGACGGTCCTTCCCAGATGGCTCTGGAGGACTTGGCCATTTTCCGTGCTATCCCAACATGCACTGTGTTTTACCCCAGTGATGCAGTTTCCACAGAGAGAGCTGTTGAGCTCTCAGCCAACACAAAG GGTATCTGTTTCATCCGTACCAGCAGACCAGACAATGCAGTCATCTACTCTCCAGATGAGAAGTTTGAAGTGGGCATAGCCAAG GTGGTGCGCCAGTCTGACAATGATTGCGTTACTGTGATTGGAGCTGGTGTGACTCTGCATGAGGCCCTTGCTGCTGCAGACATGCTGGCCAGTGAAG GGAAGAACATCCGTGTGATCGACCCGTTCACCATTAAGCCTCTGGATGCCGCTACTATTGTGGCAAGTGCCAGAGCCACAAAGGGACAGATCATCACTGTGGAGGACCACTACAAGGAGG GTGGTCTTGGTGAAGCCGTTCTGTCAGCTGTGGGCGGGGAGCCAGGCATTGTTGTGACCCGGCTTGCAGTTTCCGGTGTTCCCCGCAGTGGGAAGTCCACAGAGCTGCTCGACATGTTCGGCATCAGCGCCAAGCACATTGCTAACGCCGTGCGTCAGACCTTTGCTAACTAA